The DNA sequence GCAATATTATCCACGCAGTTCCCGACGATCTCAGTCCCCCCTTCTTCAAAGAAAATGGTAATAAGGCCTTTTCGGGACCGCGCATCCGGCTCAAAACTGGTGGAATTTACATCATTAATGTATATCGAATAAGGGTTCTGCCTTTGCAGCGGAATATCAAAGGCAATGTCAAGATCAAGAGCGTCCACCCTCAGGTAGCTGTCATCCGGTTTATAGAAGGCGGAAACGTCCTCTGCGCTGAATTCATGATCATTAGGGGTATAATTATTAAGGCGAAGAGAAACACCGTCAAAGGTGGAACTCAGGGCCCCTAGCCACTCCTCCTTCTCCAGGGTCTGTGATTCAGTACGCACGCCGTTTTCGCAGCAGCCGGAAACCAGCAGGACCGATAAGCCCAGCCATACAAACGCCCCGGATTTAACACCTTGCTGAGTAAAAATTTTCATGAGTCATACTATTTATTTATACCATTATTTTTCGTAACCAAAATTCGCATATCTTTAAACAAGGGAATTGTAAAAATGAGACATAAAGCGCTAAAGCGGTACGATTCAGAATGCATCGCCGATCCCGGCCTTCTCCCAGAGAATCAGCGTTTGATCCTCGTTTCCCGGGATGGTATACGCCGGAATGCGCATTCCCACGCTTATGCCGGGCATATAAATAGGGTCGATCAATTTTTTCCGGACCATTTCAAAAGCGCTTCCTGAATCCGGCTGCACCCTGAACGAAAACGCGTATTGATGGATATTATTAACGGTGGTGCCGGTGCGCTCCACCGCCAGGAGTGATGCAATGCCCTTAATGCCGTTTTCCATGATAAACTCCTTTTCCTTTGCAGATGGCCCGGACCCCGGGAAAGTGGAAATGAGGCTCCACAGGAGCAGACCCAAAGAAATGCAGACGATTATTGCTACGCGTGCTTTTGAATTCTTTTTCATCGTACTAAAATGAGCAGCACCAGGAAAAAGAAATTGTAAAAGTGGGACAATATTTCTTAGTTTAGTATATAATTTCCGTTGTATAGAGAACGTGTTTTACCAAAGCTATTTACCCTCCACGCGCTTCCGCGACCTGGTTGCCAGGTATATGATCGTAATTGACGATGGAAAGCATACCGGCTGGCAAAAAATGGACGTCGTGCCCAACGGCCTGCCCGGTCTCGGATTTTCCTATGGCGAAAACTTCCATTACTTCGCGGGCTGCGAACCATCAAAGGAAATATCCTCTGCAAACGTCGTGGGCATTCACAGCAGCCCCTATACGACTACCTGGAAAAACCCCATGCGTTTATTCGTTATCGTATTCAGGCCGCTCGGATTATACCAGCTGCTGAAACAGGATATGGGGGCATTAAAAAACGATCTCACCAGTTTTAACTTATTGGGATTAACTGAATCGGAAGCCATTTGTGAAAGGTTATCTGTTTTGCCTGCACATGAAGACAAAATAGCCTTCATGGAAACCTGGATGGCAGGAAAATTGAGTGGAAAAGATGTAAAAACCACCTTAACCGGACATATAACCGACCTGATCCTTGAAAGAAAAGGAATGGTGTCTATCAGCAGCCTGGCAACAGAACTGCATGTCAACAAAAAATACATAGAAAGGCATTTCAACGAGCAGCTAGGCCTCACCCCCAAGGAATACGCTGACATCATTCGCTTCAGTTACCTGAACACTTTAATGCTGCGCGAATCCATATCCTGCAGCGAACTCACATACCTGGGTGACTTTTATGATCAGTCCCACCTGATCAAGCATTTTCAAAGAATGACCGGCCTTACGCCTAAAGCCTTTAAAGAAAATGCAAAATTGAGCCCTGAAGCGCTGTTCCTGAGAAAACACAATATCTTCGAACTCATTTCCCGGACTCCGGGCTTTATCGTTCAGGAATACTAGAAGCCTCCGCAATAGTCCTGAAATTTTTAACTACTTTTAAATAAAACATAATCCTCTATTGGAATTATTTTACAAAAGCTATTTACCCTCCGGGCGATTCGCGAGGTTCATCGCGCGGTATATAATTATTGCAGATGACGGGGGCCATTCTGCCTGGCGAAAAATGGACTCTCTTCCAAATGGGTTACCTGGATTGGTTTTCTCATTCGGTGAACACTTCCGGTACGAAATTGCCGGCAGGCCGGGCTCTTCCAAAGAAATCTCCTGCGGAAATATAATCGGTATTCACAACTGTACGTACACGGGAAAATGGAAAGATTCACTTAAAGCGTTCGTGATCATTTTTAAGCCGCTGGGCTTGTTTCATTTGTTGAAACAAAATATGCATGAACTGAAAAACGACCTGACCGGTTTAAACCTGGTTGGTATTACGGAAGCGGCATGGATCGGCGAAAAGCTTCGTCTTTTGCCGGCGCATGAGCAGCAGATTGCCTTTGCAGAAGAATGGCTGGAAAAAAGGTTTTCGCAAAAAAAGCTGGATTATACAATTACCGAGTACATTACCGAACAGATCATCGAGCGCAAGGGAATGGTTTCGATACAGGGAATTTCCGGGGAAATGAACATCAACAAGAAATACATTGAAAGGAATTTTAACTATCAACTCGGGTTAAGCCCCAAGGAGTTCGCCGAAATTATCCGGTTCAATTACCTGAATACTCTGATGCACCGGGAGGCCGCTTCCTGGAAAGATCTCGTTTACCTGGGGAATTTTTATGACCAGTCCCATCTGATAAAGCATTTTCAGAGGATAACCGGGCTTAGCCCTCAAGCTTATAAAAAGATCGCCGGCCTGCAGGCCGGCGCGCAGTTTTTATCCCGGCACAATTTATTTGAGCTGATCTCCGCCACTGAAACCTCCGGGCTTTTTTTAAATCTGGGAAACCCTGCATCCGGGGAGAGTGCCAACGTTTAGTATGGACTACAAGCTCCACCTGGCCAGCGGACTCACGTCCTGCCCGGCAAAATCGCCCTTCAGGTATTTATAATAGGCGGCAATGGCGATCATAGCGGCATTATCGGTGCAATACTCCAGCCTTGGAATAAAAATTTCCCATCCGAGCGCCTTTCCGGCTTCCTGAACAGCATCCCTGAGGCCGGAATTTGCGGATACCCCGCCGGCGATCGCTACCTGTGTGATACCCGTTTCCCCGGAGGCCTTCTTTAGTTTATTCAGCAGGATACTGACGATGCGGCTTTGCACGGAGGCGCAGATATCCGCCATATTCTCTTCCAGGAAAGAGGGATTTTTATGTATATGGTCCCGAACAAAGTAAAGGATGGATGTTTTTAAGCCGCTGAAACTAAAGTCCAGGCCGGGTACGGAAGGTTCCGGGAACTTAAAGGCATCCGGGTTTCCCTCCCGGGCGTAGCGGTCAACAAGGGGCCCTCCCGGGTAAGGCAGGCCAAGGATCTTGGCGGTTTTATCAAATGCTTCCCCGGCAGCGTCATCCAGCGTTTGCCCCAGCAATTCCATTTCGAAATAATCATTTACTTTCACGATCTGGGTATGCCCCCCGGAAACAGTAAGGCACAGGAAGGGGAAAGCAGGCCGGGGTTCATCAATAAAATGCGCCAGAATATGCGCCTGCATATGATTTACTTCGATGAGCGGAACTTTAAGCCCAAGGGCAAATGCTTTGGCAAAAGAAGTGCCTACCAGCAAGGACCCCAGCAGGCCCGGCCCCCTCGTAAAAGCTACCGCATTTATATCTTTTTTGCTTATTTTCGCCTTCTTAATGGCCTGATGTACTGCGGGAATAATATTTTGCTGGTGGGCCCTGGAAGCCAGTTCCGGCACTACCCCTCCATACGCTTCATGGACGTGCTGCCCTGCGATAATATTGCTCAGTATGCTGCCGTTATCACAAACAGCAACGGAAGTTTCATCACAAGATGATTCAATGCCAAGAATAACGCACATACTTGATCTTTGATTCTGGTGCTATGTTAAAAAAGCAAAGTTATTAAAAAAGCGCTCAAAATATCAGCCATTATTATCCTGTCAATAATCCTGTTATTGATACTGGCCCTCCCCTTGCTGCAATCCAGGACCGTACAAACCTGGGTAGCGCAGGAAGTGGCGGCGCCCTATCTTTCCAGGGAACTCCAGACCAGGGTGGAAATAGGCAGCCTTTACCTTCGTTTCAACCTGATCGATGCAATTAACCTGCGTTTCAGGAACCTGGTACTCCGGGATGTATATGTCGAAGACCGGGAAAAGGACACCCTGCTGTATGCGCAGAAACTGCTGCTGAGTGTGAAAGAATTCGACCTGGACAAGAGCAGTTTCCGTTTCGGCGAAGCCAGTCTTGCAGGAACCAGGTTCTACCTTAAAACCCTGCCTGACAGCAGCGCAAATCTGGAATTTATAGTAAACTATTTTCAAAAGGAAAAATCCGACACGCTGGGCCGGAAGGCGCAAAAACCCTTCACCCTGCAGATAGACAAGATGCTGCTTGATGATGTTGCGTTCAGGTACCGTTCTCTTCTCCCGGGAAACGGGCAGGCAGAACCGCCGCCGGATGCCATTAACTTTAAAGACCTGGACGTTTCCAGCCTGCACGCCGAGATAGAGGGCTTCCGGACGGACGGCAGGGAAACCCGGGGGAATATCGCCAGGATCAGCCTTCAGGAAAAAAGCGGTTTCGTGCTGGACCATCTTTCGGCCAAACTTTCCTTCCTTCCGGGAAAAATAGAGCTGGATGAACTATCATTACAAACCCCCTACAGCAGCGTCAGCAATTATCTTGTCTTTACCTTTGAGCAACTCGCCGATTTCAATGATTTTGAAAACAGCATTGACATGGAAGGGCGTTTTAACAATTCCCGCGTTGCTGCCAAGGACATTGCCTGGTTTGCGCCCGGCCTCCGTAAGATCGGGCTGAGTGCGGGTATTGACGGTACTATTTCCGGCAGCGTTTCCAACCTGCGTGCCAATAACCTGCTGGTGACCCTGGGCAGAAGCACGTATTTCCGGGGTGATTACCGGGTCAGAGGCTTGCCGGATCTGGACAACACCCTGCTTGAGCTTGATTTCAACACCCTTTCTACCAATAAAGCGGATATTGAATACATTCTTTCCCGGGTATCGGAAAATCCGCCCAAATTGCCTGAATTCCTTGAAAACGCCGGCAATATTTATTTTACGGGAAACTTTGACGGCCACTACAATGACTTCCTTGCCGCAGGTGAGCTGAAAACCTCCCTGGGCAGGGTCGAAGGCGAAGCCAATATGCAATTCAATACGGCCGTGCCGCAATACGCGGGAAATATCGCCGCCTATGACCTGGACCTGAAGCAATTCACCGGCAACAGCAGCCTGGGCAGCGCCACCTTCAAAGCGGAGATTGAAGGAGCGGGTTTCAGGCTGAAAGACCTGCAGGAGGAGATTACTGCCAGCATTGAATACCTGGATTTCAAAGGTTACCGCTACAGCAATATACAGGTGAACGGCGTCGTGGACAAGAAGCTTTTTGAAGGGCACGTAAAGATCAATGACCGGAACCTCAAGCTGGACTTTAACGGACTGGTGAACTATAACCCGGCACAGCCCGAATTCCGTTTCAGCTCCACGGTAGCCGAAGCGCGGCTGAATAACCTCCATCTTAGCCGGGATACAATAATACTCAGCACCCACCTGGAAAGCAATTTCACCGGTACGGACCTGGAGAACATACAAGGATCTATCCTGCTAACGGAAACCTCCTTGCAAAGCGATACCAACCGTTACCAGATAGATACGGTAAACCTGGAAGCTACCGGCAGCAGCAGCGACCGCCTGATCGTTCTCCGCTCGGATTTCCTGGACGGAACCATGAAAGGCCAGTTTGACATTACCCGTCTTCCTTCCGGCTTTAAAACCGTTCTGAAGAAGTACCTGCCCAGCCTGGAAATGGGAATTATCCGGGAAGCGACCGAGCTTCAGAGCTTTAACTTTGCCTTTCAGCTAAAGAACCTGGAGCCCATCACCTCCGTATTCCTTCCGCAGCTCCGGATTCCCGACCAAGGTTCATTTTACGGCAGTTTTAATTCTTCCGATCAGAAATTATTACTGGCAGGGGGCATGGAAACAGTTGAATACGGGGGCATTATATTCCGTAATTTAATCATTGACGAAGAAAATAGTCCGGACGCGATTTTTGTCAATGCAACCGTTGACAGCGTTTATTTCAGCGACAGCCTTTCGGTGAATAACGTCAGCCTTTCGAATTACATCCGGAACGACAGCCTGAATTTTAACGTGAAACTCGCTAATGACAACGGAGTAAACCGCCTGGATATCAATGCCCTGATAGAAGTGGATTCTTCGAGAGCGTCCTTCAGCATCCTGCCGTCAGACATCGTCCTCGACAGCCGGGAATGGCGGATCGAAGAAAGCTTTAAACTGCTGTACGCAGACAGTAGCCTGGTAATTGACGGCTTTTCGCTCCGGAACAACGGGCAGTCATTCAGCGTGAGCGGAGCGATCTCTAAAAGCGACAGCCTCCCGCTTAACGTGGCATTTACCGATCTTGATATTGCCACCTTCGACCCGCTGACAAAGCAATTCAATCTTCGCCTTGGAGGAATTATGAACGGCGAGGCAACCATCAGCGCCGTGCTTTCCAAGCCAAAGGTCAGCAGCAGCATCAACGTGTCCGGTTTTACTTTTAACGAAACCGCTATCGGCGATCTGCTGATCTCATCCTCCTACAACGCGGAAAGCCAGGCGGTCAATTTTTCCGTGGGACTGCTCAAAAACCTGATTCCCTCCTTCAGTATCTCGGGCGACATCCAGACAGGAAGCGAAAACAATGCGCTTTTTGCAGACATGGAATTCAATCACGCTGAACTGGTGCTGCTGGAGCCCTTCCTTGGCGGACTTGTTTCCGACCTCAAGGGGCAGCTTACCGGGCGAGTGATTGTCCAGGGTACGCTGGAGCAGCCGGAAATAAATGATCTCTCTTACCTGCAGTTTGAAGATGCCGGTCTGCAGGTTGATTACCTGAAAACCTATTACACTTTTTCCGACCGCGTAACGCTCAGCGGGGGCAGGCTCATCCTGAACGGGTTGCGGCTGCATGACGTCCGGGGTAACCAGGCAACCGTGAGCAATGGTTATATTGACCTCAGTAATCTTGCCGACCCAACGCTTAATATTACGCTGCAGGCCCAGAATTTCCAGGCGCTGAATACGAGCGAAAAGGATAATAATTATTATTACGGCACCATGTATGCCAGTGGTACGTTTTCCTTCAACGGTCCCATCAGCAATATGCGGATAGATATCAATGCCGCCACGGATGCCAACAGCAAATTCTATCTGCCGCTTTATAATCCCGAGGAAGTAGGAAAAGCCGATTTCGTGAACTTTGTTTCAAAGGGAGATACGGCGGAAAAACTCGTGGAAAGAAAACTGGAACTGAAAGGCGTAACCCTCAATTTCCGGCTGGAAGTTAATGAGGGAACCGAAGTGGAGATCATATTTGACAAGCTGGCCGGAGATAAGATCGTGGGGCGCGGGAATGCGGCCCTGCAGCTGACCATTAACTCCTTCGGCACCTTTGAGATTTACGGGAATTACAACGTACGGGAAGGGGAGTACGTTTTTACGGCAAACAATATTTTCAATAAAGTTTTCATAATACAGCCAAACAGCACCATTCGCTTCGTAGGTGACCCTTACAATGCCCAGCTCGATATTTTCGCCGATTATACCCTCAACAGCGTAAACGTGGGCCCGCTTTATGACGCCGCCAATATCAGCCTGGGGCAGCAGTCCAGGATCAAGGTGGTTACACGGATCAACCTTACCGGAACACTTGAAAACCAGAACGCAACCTTTGACATTGAATTTCCCAACAATCGCCAGGTTGGCTCAGATACCTATACCTACCTGAGCAACGAAGACAACCGGCTTACCCAAACCACCTGGCTGCTCCTTGCCAATAGCTTTGTAAATAACAACCTGCAGGAGGGTATTTCCGAAGCCGGGCAGGCTACCTTTACGGAATTGCTCTCAGGCGGCCTGAGTTCTTTCATCAACAAGCTTACCGGCTCGTCGAATTTCGATATATCTTCCCGCCTGGGCACCGAATCGCAGGAAGTAAGCACCAGCCTGCGTTTCTTCGAGAACCGCCTCATTATTAACGGAAGTTTTCTGAACGAAAGCGATGTAGGAAACACGTCGGTAAATCAACGCGATGAAATCACCCAGGATATCGAAATAGAATACCTGCTTACCCGGGACGGGAATATCCGCGCACAGCTCTTCCGGCGGACAAACGTGCGTGATTTTGGCATCATCAATACCCGCGACGAATACAAACACGGCCTGGGCCTGAGCTACCGTCAGGAATTCAATTCCTTCACCGAATTTTTCAATAATATCTTCAAAGGAAAAGAACGCCCGGCCGACACGCTTCAGGAAATTTCCCCCGAACCCCAACCCAACCCCAACCCCAACCCCGTCCCGGCCCCCGCCTCCCCGCCCGAAAAAAGCCCCCATCCAACGGAGCCCCACGCTCAGCGAGCGCCCGCCCAACACCAGCCCAATAAAAAGACAGGGTTTTAAGTCCCTCTAGCTTTTGTTTCTGGGAATTTGACTTTGGGGAGTTGATTTTCCAGGCTTAGGTTTTCGGGGATTTGGCTTCAGGAGAGTTGGCTCTTTAAACTTTGGATTTTTGGTCTTTGGCTGTGGCGTTAGCTTTGTTGGACCGGGGTTGGGGCTTTGCGGGCTGGGTCTTTAGATTGGGGCTGTGGGTTGGGGCTGTGTTGGGCTGGGTTTTGGCCTGAAACCCGCGGGGGATTGTGCAAGGCTTTGATTGCCCGCAGGGAGCGATGTTGATTCATGCGGCGTGGCCGCAGGAATCGCCTGAGCGGGTCCGGGCAATCAAACCAGCACAAGCGCGAGGCCTCCACCATCCACCCACAAACAGCACAAGCGCGGGCCCTCACCCTTCAATCCACAACCAGCTACTTTATATGACCAACATCCTGCATAATCATATGCCCCATTTTATCCCTTTTAGTTCTAAGATATAATTCGTTATGCAGATTGGATTTTATTTCAATAGGAACATTCTCCACCACTTCCAGGCCATAACCGATAAGCCCGGCGCGTTTAGTCGGATTATTCGTCATCAGGCGCATTTTACTGACGCCAAGGTAGCGCAGTATCTGGGCGCCTACCCCGTAATCCCGCTGGTCCATTTTAAATCCCAACTCCAGGTTGGCATCCACGGTATCCAGGCCGTGTTCCTGCAGGTTATAGGCTTTCAGCTTGTTGACCAGACCAATACCGCGCCCTTCCTGGTGCATGTAAAGTATTACGCCCTTGCCTTCTTTTTCGATCATTTCCATGGCCTTATGGAGCTGCGGTCCGCAATCACAGCGGCAGGAACCGAAAATATCGCCCGTCACGCAGGAAGAGTGAACCCTTACCAGTACCGGTTCGTCCTTTTCCCAGCTGCCCTTGGTAAGCGCCAGGTGAGGTTCGCCGGTATCGGTCTGGGTAAAGGCCGTAAGATTGAATTCGCCCCACGCGGTGGGCATTTTTACCGAAACCTCTTTCCGTATCAGGCTATCGTGTTTCAGCCGGTACGCGATCAGGTCCTTGATGCAGATAAGCTTGAGGTTAAAGCGGCGGGCAATTTTGTACAGATCGGGCAGGCGCGCCATTTCACCGTCTTCATTCATGATCTCCACCAGAACGCCGGCCGGCTCAAAACCTGCCAGCCTGGAAAGATCAACGGTTGCTTCCGTATGGCCGGAGCGGCGTAACACCCCTCCTTCCATGGCGCGCAAAGGGAAAATATGGCCGGGGCGCCCCAGTTCCTCAGGTTTTATTTCAGGATTGATAAGCGCTTTAACTGTTTTGGACCGGTCAGAAGCTGAAATACCGGTTGTACAGCCATAGCCAAGAAGGTCTACTGAAACGGTGAAATTAGTTTCGTGGTTAGAAGTATTCTTCCCTACCATAGGATCCAGCTTCAGCTCGTCACAACGCTCTCCGCTCATGGGAACGCAGATCAGCCCTCGTCCATGCAGGGCCATGAAATTGATCATTTCGGGAGTGGCGTTCCTGGCGGCGGTGACAAAATCCCCTTCGTTCTCACGGTCTTCATCATCCACCACGATAACGGCCTTCCCGGCCTTGATCTCTTCAATGGCTTCTTCTATCGTATCCAGTTTAATTTCCATTAATATCCTGAGTTTACCAATAAGAACACAAAAGTAGGTAATTTGTTAAAGCGGCCCGGGAGTTTCTTTTTTAGGAAGAACTGCCTTTTTCCTCCAGGGATTCAGCTTCCGGAAGAACCGGATATAATTTTCAAGATCAAACAGGGAGGAATCCGAAGTGGCTTTATAAGTCAGGAAGATGCCCAGGGGAATCAGGACCGCGGTAGAAAGCCACATGCCCGCGTAAGGGGTCCAGCTTCCTTCCCTGGCTGCTTTCTCGCCGATCGTGGAAGTAATATGAAATACCAGGAAAAACACGATCGCAACGATCACGGGCAGCCCCAGGCCGCCTTTCCTGATAATAGCTCCCAGCGGCGCCCCGATAAAGAAAAGCACGAAGCAGGCTACCGAAAGCGTAAATTTGCGGTGAAATTCCACCCAGTGCCGCTTAACCAACTTAAATGCTGCTGCGTTCTGGGTAGCGGCGGGGGAAGTATTTGATTTAACGTTCCGCATGTAGCCAAGGGCCGAATGCAGGACGAGTTCCCGGTCGTTTTCATCAATATTCCGCAGGAAATCCGGGTCTTTAAAATCAAATTCCAGCGGCTCATATTTAGCGAACAGGCTGTCGCGGCTGTAAATATAATAAGGAGCGATATCCGTGGCCAGGCGTTTGAGTTCCTGCCGCCGCTTCTCATTCAGGGAATCGGCGCTGTATTCCAGCTGGCTGATGTTCTGCATCTGGAAATTATTCTTGAAAAGGTCTTCGTCGATATCTGCCACGCTGAACCCGGTCAGGAGAAATTTCTGTTCGTGTTCCTCGAATTTGACGCGCACCAGGCGTTCCCGCTGGTTTCTGTTTCGCTCGCCCCGCATTTCTTCATACCTCACCCCGTTCTTCAGCTTCAGGATAAGGTACTGCTCATCCGCCGATTTATACATTTCGCCCTCTTCGGCTTTCAGCACAGTAGTGTTCCCGTTTCCCTTCGTATGATCGTACAGGATAATGCCGTGAAGGGTCTGGGTTTCCTCGTCTTTCTTTTCCACCTTAATGGAATAGCCGTCAATGCCGTCATAAAACACCCCTTCCTTGATAAGGAACGAAGGCTTGGTTTGCCTGAACTCGTAAATGGTACTGGCAATTTTCAGGTTCGCCTGGGGAATGACAATATTTGCAAAATAAAAGGTGGTCAGGCACAGCACCGTCATGATCAGCAGCAAAGGCAGCATAGCTCTGGTAAGCGAAATTCCCGATGCCTTGATGGCCACCAATTCATAATTTTCTCCCATAGACCCAAAAGTCATTATAGAAGAAAGCAGAATGGCCAAAGGAAGCGCCAGCGGCACATTACTGGCATTGGCATAAAAGATCAGCTCGGCAACCGTGAACCAGTCCACCCCTTTTCCCACGAATTCATCGATGTACTTGAAAAGGAAAAGCATCATCAGGATGAAAAGCACGATCAGGAAGGTGGTCGCAAAGGGCCGCAGATAGGCTTTAATAATAAAGAAATGGAGTTTTTTCACTTGATCCCAATGAATGCCACCATATTTGATGCAAAAATAGGATTTAACCGGGATTGATTATTGAAAGAATTCAAATAAAAGCGTTTGGGCAGATCAGGGCGGCGGGACAGGGCCGGGGCCGGATCAGGCGCCCAGCACCCGGATAAGCGTTTCCACCTGGCTTTCCCAGATGCGCGCGCGCTCATCCTTTTCATCTTCCGGAACAAAATCCGTAACAGAAAGCGCTACGTCGCCGGTAAGTTCATCCTGGAGGACCTCCAGCTCAAAATAACAGTATGGTTCATCGTCTTCCCACTTAAACTTTATCGACTTATTTTCTTTAACGCCCAGCAATTTGGCCCGCTGCATTTCATTATCCCACTTGAATATGAAGTAGTCGTCCGGCTGAACAACCACATCGTCCGCAAACCACTGCGCCAATCCATTGGGACTGCTTAAAAAGCTGAAAAGTATTTTGGGTGATGACCGTAATTCAAACTCCAACTTGAACTTCTTTTTTACATGCATCCCCGGATCATTTAAAACATTTCCTTCGTTCACTTCTAAAGAAAGGTATTTTCTTTTATATTTGCAAACCTTTTCGGAAAAAGGAAGCCGGGCCTCCGAGGCTGCTTAAAAGCCCGGCCGGATGGCAGCAGCGCTGCAAGGCAATCGCAGGCAACAGCCCGC is a window from the Anseongella ginsenosidimutans genome containing:
- a CDS encoding helix-turn-helix domain-containing protein, which encodes MFYQSYLPSTRFRDLVARYMIVIDDGKHTGWQKMDVVPNGLPGLGFSYGENFHYFAGCEPSKEISSANVVGIHSSPYTTTWKNPMRLFVIVFRPLGLYQLLKQDMGALKNDLTSFNLLGLTESEAICERLSVLPAHEDKIAFMETWMAGKLSGKDVKTTLTGHITDLILERKGMVSISSLATELHVNKKYIERHFNEQLGLTPKEYADIIRFSYLNTLMLRESISCSELTYLGDFYDQSHLIKHFQRMTGLTPKAFKENAKLSPEALFLRKHNIFELISRTPGFIVQEY
- a CDS encoding helix-turn-helix domain-containing protein — its product is MELFYKSYLPSGRFARFIARYIIIADDGGHSAWRKMDSLPNGLPGLVFSFGEHFRYEIAGRPGSSKEISCGNIIGIHNCTYTGKWKDSLKAFVIIFKPLGLFHLLKQNMHELKNDLTGLNLVGITEAAWIGEKLRLLPAHEQQIAFAEEWLEKRFSQKKLDYTITEYITEQIIERKGMVSIQGISGEMNINKKYIERNFNYQLGLSPKEFAEIIRFNYLNTLMHREAASWKDLVYLGNFYDQSHLIKHFQRITGLSPQAYKKIAGLQAGAQFLSRHNLFELISATETSGLFLNLGNPASGESANV
- the tsaD gene encoding tRNA (adenosine(37)-N6)-threonylcarbamoyltransferase complex transferase subunit TsaD: MCVILGIESSCDETSVAVCDNGSILSNIIAGQHVHEAYGGVVPELASRAHQQNIIPAVHQAIKKAKISKKDINAVAFTRGPGLLGSLLVGTSFAKAFALGLKVPLIEVNHMQAHILAHFIDEPRPAFPFLCLTVSGGHTQIVKVNDYFEMELLGQTLDDAAGEAFDKTAKILGLPYPGGPLVDRYAREGNPDAFKFPEPSVPGLDFSFSGLKTSILYFVRDHIHKNPSFLEENMADICASVQSRIVSILLNKLKKASGETGITQVAIAGGVSANSGLRDAVQEAGKALGWEIFIPRLEYCTDNAAMIAIAAYYKYLKGDFAGQDVSPLARWSL
- a CDS encoding translocation/assembly module TamB domain-containing protein — translated: MILALPLLQSRTVQTWVAQEVAAPYLSRELQTRVEIGSLYLRFNLIDAINLRFRNLVLRDVYVEDREKDTLLYAQKLLLSVKEFDLDKSSFRFGEASLAGTRFYLKTLPDSSANLEFIVNYFQKEKSDTLGRKAQKPFTLQIDKMLLDDVAFRYRSLLPGNGQAEPPPDAINFKDLDVSSLHAEIEGFRTDGRETRGNIARISLQEKSGFVLDHLSAKLSFLPGKIELDELSLQTPYSSVSNYLVFTFEQLADFNDFENSIDMEGRFNNSRVAAKDIAWFAPGLRKIGLSAGIDGTISGSVSNLRANNLLVTLGRSTYFRGDYRVRGLPDLDNTLLELDFNTLSTNKADIEYILSRVSENPPKLPEFLENAGNIYFTGNFDGHYNDFLAAGELKTSLGRVEGEANMQFNTAVPQYAGNIAAYDLDLKQFTGNSSLGSATFKAEIEGAGFRLKDLQEEITASIEYLDFKGYRYSNIQVNGVVDKKLFEGHVKINDRNLKLDFNGLVNYNPAQPEFRFSSTVAEARLNNLHLSRDTIILSTHLESNFTGTDLENIQGSILLTETSLQSDTNRYQIDTVNLEATGSSSDRLIVLRSDFLDGTMKGQFDITRLPSGFKTVLKKYLPSLEMGIIREATELQSFNFAFQLKNLEPITSVFLPQLRIPDQGSFYGSFNSSDQKLLLAGGMETVEYGGIIFRNLIIDEENSPDAIFVNATVDSVYFSDSLSVNNVSLSNYIRNDSLNFNVKLANDNGVNRLDINALIEVDSSRASFSILPSDIVLDSREWRIEESFKLLYADSSLVIDGFSLRNNGQSFSVSGAISKSDSLPLNVAFTDLDIATFDPLTKQFNLRLGGIMNGEATISAVLSKPKVSSSINVSGFTFNETAIGDLLISSSYNAESQAVNFSVGLLKNLIPSFSISGDIQTGSENNALFADMEFNHAELVLLEPFLGGLVSDLKGQLTGRVIVQGTLEQPEINDLSYLQFEDAGLQVDYLKTYYTFSDRVTLSGGRLILNGLRLHDVRGNQATVSNGYIDLSNLADPTLNITLQAQNFQALNTSEKDNNYYYGTMYASGTFSFNGPISNMRIDINAATDANSKFYLPLYNPEEVGKADFVNFVSKGDTAEKLVERKLELKGVTLNFRLEVNEGTEVEIIFDKLAGDKIVGRGNAALQLTINSFGTFEIYGNYNVREGEYVFTANNIFNKVFIIQPNSTIRFVGDPYNAQLDIFADYTLNSVNVGPLYDAANISLGQQSRIKVVTRINLTGTLENQNATFDIEFPNNRQVGSDTYTYLSNEDNRLTQTTWLLLANSFVNNNLQEGISEAGQATFTELLSGGLSSFINKLTGSSNFDISSRLGTESQEVSTSLRFFENRLIINGSFLNESDVGNTSVNQRDEITQDIEIEYLLTRDGNIRAQLFRRTNVRDFGIINTRDEYKHGLGLSYRQEFNSFTEFFNNIFKGKERPADTLQEISPEPQPNPNPNPVPAPASPPEKSPHPTEPHAQRAPAQHQPNKKTGF
- a CDS encoding bifunctional 3,4-dihydroxy-2-butanone-4-phosphate synthase/GTP cyclohydrolase II; the encoded protein is MEIKLDTIEEAIEEIKAGKAVIVVDDEDRENEGDFVTAARNATPEMINFMALHGRGLICVPMSGERCDELKLDPMVGKNTSNHETNFTVSVDLLGYGCTTGISASDRSKTVKALINPEIKPEELGRPGHIFPLRAMEGGVLRRSGHTEATVDLSRLAGFEPAGVLVEIMNEDGEMARLPDLYKIARRFNLKLICIKDLIAYRLKHDSLIRKEVSVKMPTAWGEFNLTAFTQTDTGEPHLALTKGSWEKDEPVLVRVHSSCVTGDIFGSCRCDCGPQLHKAMEMIEKEGKGVILYMHQEGRGIGLVNKLKAYNLQEHGLDTVDANLELGFKMDQRDYGVGAQILRYLGVSKMRLMTNNPTKRAGLIGYGLEVVENVPIEIKSNLHNELYLRTKRDKMGHMIMQDVGHIK